One window of the Clostridium sp. MB40-C1 genome contains the following:
- the mtnK gene encoding S-methyl-5-thioribose kinase, producing the protein MADYNEMSSKSIVEYIRNLNLNIFYKGEKLKAEEIGDGNLNLVFRIKGENSGKSVIVKQALPYLRIAGEGWKLTLDRNRIEAEAMFEQEKACNGFVPKIYKVDKDNCLYVAEDLGYMDILRTGFMEMKRYPNLSKQMGKFLSRNLFYTSDLGLGSIKKKKMISKFINPELCDITEKLVLTDPYINAESNDINSYIIEDAKRLWENEKVRLEISKLKNLFMTKAEALLHGDLHTGSIFVSLDRIVIFDTEFAFYGPYGYDIGLLFANYILNYFSWEGRKDKSKKQIEDFREYLLESIKEIWNEFKRDFGQLWDNDSKEIITEVKGYKEYYINNLLHETIGFASCEIMRRVLGMAHVPDLDFIKNEEERAEAQRLALNIAQEMLIRRNEINSIDGLVKLIKEQI; encoded by the coding sequence ATGGCAGATTATAATGAAATGAGTAGTAAATCAATAGTTGAATATATAAGAAATTTGAACTTAAATATCTTTTATAAAGGAGAAAAGCTTAAAGCAGAAGAAATAGGTGATGGAAATTTAAATTTAGTTTTTAGAATTAAAGGAGAAAACAGTGGAAAGTCTGTTATCGTAAAACAAGCTTTGCCTTATTTAAGAATAGCAGGAGAAGGGTGGAAGCTAACTTTAGATAGAAATAGAATAGAAGCTGAGGCTATGTTTGAACAGGAAAAAGCTTGCAATGGATTTGTTCCTAAAATATATAAAGTGGACAAGGATAATTGTCTTTATGTTGCTGAAGATTTAGGTTATATGGATATTTTAAGAACAGGTTTTATGGAGATGAAAAGATATCCTAATCTTTCAAAACAGATGGGAAAGTTCTTATCTAGAAATCTTTTTTATACATCAGATTTAGGACTTGGATCAATTAAGAAAAAGAAAATGATAAGCAAATTCATAAATCCTGAATTATGCGATATAACTGAAAAATTAGTTCTAACAGATCCATATATAAATGCAGAATCTAATGATATAAATTCATATATTATAGAAGATGCTAAAAGATTATGGGAAAATGAAAAGGTCAGGTTGGAAATAAGTAAATTAAAGAACCTTTTTATGACTAAAGCAGAGGCACTTTTACATGGAGACTTACATACAGGTTCCATTTTTGTTTCTCTAGATAGAATAGTTATTTTTGACACTGAATTTGCTTTTTATGGTCCCTACGGATATGATATAGGATTACTATTTGCAAATTATATATTAAATTATTTTTCTTGGGAAGGTAGAAAAGATAAATCAAAGAAACAAATTGAAGATTTTAGAGAATATTTATTAGAGTCTATTAAAGAAATATGGAATGAATTTAAAAGAGATTTTGGGCAGCTTTGGGATAATGATTCCAAAGAGATTATAACTGAAGTCAAGGGGTATAAAGAGTATTATATAAACAATTTGTTACATGAGACTATAGGTTTTGCTTCTTGTGAAATAATGAGAAGAGTTTTGGGAATGGCACATGTGCCAGACTTAGATTTTATAAAGAATGAAGAAGAGAGAGCTGAGGCTCAAAGGCTTGCTTTAAATATAGCACAGGAAATGCTGATTAGAAGAAATGAAATAAATAGTATAGATGGATTAGTTAAGTTAATTAAAGAACAAATATAA
- the mtnA gene encoding S-methyl-5-thioribose-1-phosphate isomerase, translating into MEGLLAIKWDDNRDKLILLDQTKLPNAIEYIEYDSIEGVWIAIKDMIVRGAPAIGVAAGYGLYFGIKNSPEESFHSFWTYINEKADYLNSSRPTAVNLSWALNRMKKKAEESREKPISEIKKILREEAKRIHKEDIQICRSIGENFMPLIKNNMGILTHCNAGQLATSMYGTATSPIYLAYEKGWHIRVYSDETRPRLQGSTLTALELFQAGIDVTTITDNMAAVVMAQGKVDAVIVGCDRVAANGDIANKIGTFNVSILAKYFRIPMYIAAPTPTIDLNTQTGEKIPIEERDSKEITCRFGVWTAPKGVKTYNPSFDVTPHENITAIVTEKGIVYPPFKENLKKLLKQTR; encoded by the coding sequence ATGGAAGGACTACTTGCAATTAAATGGGATGATAATAGAGATAAATTGATATTACTGGACCAAACTAAACTTCCAAATGCAATCGAATACATTGAGTATGATTCAATAGAAGGTGTTTGGATAGCTATTAAAGATATGATTGTAAGAGGAGCACCAGCTATAGGTGTTGCTGCTGGATATGGTTTATATTTTGGAATAAAGAATTCACCAGAAGAAAGCTTTCATAGTTTTTGGACGTATATAAATGAAAAAGCAGATTATTTGAATTCTAGTAGACCTACAGCAGTTAATCTTTCCTGGGCTCTTAATAGGATGAAGAAAAAAGCAGAAGAATCAAGAGAAAAACCTATATCAGAAATAAAGAAAATTTTGAGAGAGGAAGCTAAAAGAATTCATAAAGAAGACATTCAAATTTGCAGATCTATTGGGGAAAACTTTATGCCATTAATAAAAAATAATATGGGTATTTTAACTCATTGCAATGCTGGACAACTAGCTACTTCAATGTATGGTACGGCAACTTCGCCAATTTATCTTGCTTATGAAAAAGGATGGCATATAAGAGTTTATTCAGATGAAACAAGACCAAGACTACAAGGTTCTACTTTAACAGCATTAGAATTGTTTCAAGCAGGAATTGATGTAACTACTATAACTGATAATATGGCGGCAGTTGTAATGGCACAAGGAAAAGTAGATGCAGTTATAGTTGGGTGCGATAGAGTAGCTGCTAATGGAGATATTGCAAATAAAATAGGAACATTTAATGTATCAATTTTAGCTAAATATTTTAGAATACCTATGTATATAGCTGCTCCAACACCAACAATTGATTTAAATACACAAACGGGAGAGAAAATTCCTATAGAAGAAAGGGATTCAAAAGAAATCACATGTAGATTTGGTGTTTGGACAGCACCTAAAGGAGTAAAAACATATAATCCTTCTTTTGATGTAACTCCTCATGAAAATATAACTGCAATAGTTACTGAAAAGGGAATTGTTTATCCTCCATTTAAAGAAAATCTAAAAAAATTATTAAAACAGACAAGATAA
- a CDS encoding IclR family transcriptional regulator, translating into MQEIVQSVDRSLSILEVLSDYENGLGITEISEKVNLHKSTVHRLLATLIYKGYVEQEDKANKYKLTLKLFELGNKKIQKMDLVTVARPYLKELVEKTNEVVHLVVREGTEIIYVGKEESQNTIRTHSRIGHRRPLYCTAVGKSILSYMEDDQIEEIWNKSNVEKLTEHTITDFNEFKKYLNEVRKNRYAVDEQENEIGVRCVGTSIFNYKGEVCGAISISGSIISFTKEKLEEFSKLVIEYAEKISRELGYRG; encoded by the coding sequence ATGCAGGAAATAGTACAATCCGTAGATAGATCCCTTTCTATATTGGAAGTGTTATCTGATTATGAAAATGGGCTTGGTATTACTGAAATAAGTGAAAAAGTAAACCTACATAAAAGCACTGTACATAGATTGCTAGCTACACTGATATATAAGGGATATGTCGAGCAAGAAGATAAAGCAAATAAGTATAAGCTAACTTTAAAGTTATTTGAACTTGGAAATAAAAAAATACAGAAAATGGACTTGGTTACGGTAGCAAGACCATATCTAAAAGAGTTAGTGGAAAAGACTAATGAAGTGGTACATTTAGTTGTAAGAGAAGGTACTGAAATCATTTATGTTGGAAAAGAAGAATCACAAAATACAATAAGGACACACTCTAGAATAGGGCATAGAAGACCTCTTTATTGTACTGCTGTAGGTAAATCTATTTTATCTTATATGGAAGATGACCAAATTGAGGAAATATGGAATAAAAGTAACGTAGAAAAGCTGACAGAACATACTATAACTGATTTTAATGAATTCAAAAAATATTTAAATGAGGTACGAAAAAACAGGTATGCAGTAGATGAACAAGAAAATGAAATTGGAGTAAGATGTGTAGGAACTTCAATTTTTAATTATAAAGGGGAAGTATGTGGGGCTATAAGTATTTCAGGTTCTATAATTAGTTTTACTAAAGAGAAATTAGAAGAGTTTTCAAAACTTGTAATTGAATATGCAGAAAAAATATCTAGAGAACTTGGCTACAGAGGATAA
- a CDS encoding bifunctional 2-keto-4-hydroxyglutarate aldolase/2-keto-3-deoxy-6-phosphogluconate aldolase, with product MIEKINTLKRITDVGVVAVVRADNADMAEKISKACIEGGIPAIEVTFTVPNADKVITALKEKFTKEELIVGAGTVLDSETARIAILAGAQYIVSPGFDLETAKLCNRYQIPYMAGCMTITEMIKALEAGTDVIKLFPGSAYGSSMVKAIKAPLPQVSIMPTGGVDINNAAEWIKNGCVAVGVGGKLIEGAKTGNYEEVARLSREFVNKVKEARESLA from the coding sequence GTGATAGAAAAAATAAATACTTTAAAAAGAATTACTGATGTAGGTGTAGTTGCAGTTGTTAGAGCAGATAATGCTGATATGGCTGAAAAAATATCCAAAGCATGTATAGAAGGTGGAATACCCGCTATTGAGGTGACTTTTACAGTTCCTAATGCAGATAAGGTAATTACAGCTTTAAAAGAAAAGTTTACAAAAGAAGAACTTATAGTGGGAGCTGGTACAGTTTTAGATAGTGAAACAGCTAGAATAGCTATACTTGCTGGAGCACAATATATAGTTAGTCCAGGATTTGATTTAGAAACAGCAAAACTCTGTAATAGATATCAAATTCCTTACATGGCAGGTTGTATGACTATAACTGAGATGATAAAGGCTCTAGAAGCTGGAACAGATGTAATAAAATTATTTCCAGGAAGTGCATATGGATCAAGTATGGTTAAAGCAATAAAAGCACCACTTCCACAAGTATCTATCATGCCAACAGGTGGAGTTGATATAAACAATGCAGCTGAATGGATTAAAAATGGGTGTGTTGCAGTAGGTGTTGGTGGAAAACTTATTGAAGGAGCTAAAACAGGAAATTACGAAGAGGTTGCTAGATTATCAAGAGAATTTGTAAATAAAGTTAAAGAGGCAAGAGAGAGTTTAGCTTAG
- a CDS encoding sugar kinase yields the protein MNKKVVTMGELMLRLSTPGHKRFIQAESFDAVYGGAEANVAVSLANFGLDTYFVSKLPNNPIGESALNSLRKFGVKTDYISKGGDRLGIYFFEKGTSIRSSKVVYDRANSSMATADPEDFDFNTIFKDADWFHFSGITPALGEKGIKIAKKAVEAAKQNGVKISLDLNYRKQLWGIEQFEKVMPGLLQDIDVCFGWLSSIEEKKDEYQVADFAKEGIYIKRFEEIFSKMIEKFNIKYVVTTMRENFSASHNALSAVIYDGKEIYKSNRYDFNIEDRVGGGDAFAAGLIYGLITEKDYRKALEFGVASSVLKHTIGGDANLVTVDEVMDVVNGNTSGRVKR from the coding sequence ATGAATAAAAAAGTTGTAACTATGGGAGAATTAATGCTTAGATTATCTACACCAGGTCATAAAAGATTTATTCAAGCAGAATCCTTCGATGCAGTTTATGGAGGCGCAGAAGCGAATGTGGCTGTATCACTGGCAAATTTTGGACTAGATACATACTTCGTGAGTAAACTTCCAAATAATCCAATAGGTGAAAGTGCACTAAATTCTTTAAGAAAATTTGGAGTTAAAACTGATTATATATCTAAAGGTGGAGATAGATTAGGCATATATTTTTTTGAAAAAGGAACTTCCATAAGATCTTCTAAAGTTGTATATGACAGAGCAAATTCCTCAATGGCTACAGCAGATCCAGAGGATTTTGATTTTAATACAATATTTAAGGATGCAGATTGGTTTCACTTTTCAGGAATTACTCCTGCTCTAGGAGAAAAAGGAATAAAGATTGCAAAGAAAGCTGTAGAAGCTGCAAAACAAAATGGTGTTAAAATAAGTTTGGATTTAAACTATAGAAAACAACTTTGGGGAATAGAACAATTTGAGAAGGTCATGCCAGGGTTACTACAGGATATAGATGTATGTTTTGGATGGCTTAGCAGTATAGAAGAAAAAAAGGATGAATATCAGGTAGCTGACTTTGCAAAAGAAGGAATTTATATTAAGAGATTTGAAGAAATTTTTAGTAAGATGATAGAGAAATTTAATATAAAGTATGTGGTGACTACTATGAGAGAAAATTTTTCAGCTTCTCATAATGCTTTGTCTGCTGTTATTTATGATGGAAAAGAAATATATAAATCTAATAGATATGATTTTAATATAGAAGACAGAGTAGGCGGAGGAGATGCTTTTGCAGCAGGGTTAATCTATGGATTAATTACGGAAAAAGACTATAGAAAAGCTCTTGAATTTGGAGTAGCTTCTTCTGTATTAAAGCATACTATTGGTGGAGATGCTAATTTAGTAACTGTTGATGAAGTTATGGATGTTGTAAACGGGAATACATCAGGAAGAGTTAAAAGGTAA
- a CDS encoding FadR/GntR family transcriptional regulator, producing the protein MKVRTSDIVFKAIEEKIFSGEWKSGMKITSEPQLAKELNVSRISVREAIEKMVALNILIKKQGEGTFVSELSTSIYLNNLIPMLTLDKYDYMEILELRQVMDVESAKLCAKRCGEETIKELEESYSEMLQYQGDMNKFTEKDLEFHMKIAEGTQNSLIIKINEMLRDILDYHQRGLYHTLGPVGGIKEHKFILDAIRNRDAELAGIFVRRHIERTIKELKNIQK; encoded by the coding sequence ATGAAGGTAAGAACAAGCGATATTGTATTTAAAGCGATTGAAGAGAAAATATTTAGTGGTGAATGGAAATCTGGTATGAAAATTACCTCTGAACCACAGTTAGCAAAGGAACTCAATGTAAGCAGGATATCTGTTAGAGAAGCTATAGAAAAAATGGTGGCTTTAAACATACTAATAAAAAAGCAAGGGGAAGGAACCTTTGTTAGTGAGTTATCTACTTCTATTTATCTAAATAACTTGATACCTATGCTTACTTTGGATAAGTATGACTATATGGAAATCTTAGAGTTAAGACAGGTTATGGATGTTGAAAGTGCTAAACTATGTGCTAAGAGATGTGGCGAAGAGACAATAAAAGAATTAGAAGAATCATATAGTGAAATGCTTCAGTATCAAGGAGATATGAATAAATTTACGGAAAAAGACTTAGAATTTCATATGAAGATAGCGGAAGGTACACAAAACTCATTAATTATAAAAATAAATGAGATGTTAAGAGATATACTGGACTATCATCAAAGAGGTTTATATCATACATTAGGGCCTGTTGGAGGTATTAAGGAGCATAAGTTTATACTAGATGCTATAAGGAATAGAGATGCTGAACTTGCTGGAATATTTGTAAGAAGACATATAGAGAGAACTATAAAAGAATTAAAAAATATACAGAAGTAA
- the ilvD gene encoding dihydroxy-acid dehydratase: MLKSQEIRLKAPEMDSLRLGSGWKVEELSKPQIIVESSFGHSHPGSAHLDKLVEEACNGVNSSGGRAAKFFVTDICDGQAQGHDGMNYSLASREFMANMIETHVEATPYDAGVFITSCDKSMPAHLMALARLNMPTIVVPGGIMDAGPNMLTLEQIGTYSAQYERGEISEKEFTTLKHNACPSCGACSFMGTASTMQVMAEALGVALPGTALMPATSENIKIVARNAGEHALKLVEIGIKPSEIMTKKAFENAIMVHAAIAGSSNSLLHIPAIAHELGIEIEADLFDEIHKKIPYILNIRPSGFYPGAYFWYAGGVPAIMEEIKEFLHLEVMTVTGKTLGENLEDLKKTGYYETCNKYLEALGIKKEDIVKSKDNPIQAQGAMAILRGNLAPEGAVVKHSAVSKKLMNVVLKAKTYNCEEDALKAVLTKEVKPGDAVFIRYEGPKGSGMPEMFYTTEAIASDPELVESIALITDGRYSGATRGPAIGHVSPEASEGGPIALVEDGDLIKINIPERLLAIVGVKGEEKTEEEMEEILKERRLKWIKPAPKYTKGALGVYTKLAVSPMKGGYME; encoded by the coding sequence ATGCTAAAAAGTCAAGAAATAAGATTAAAAGCACCAGAAATGGATTCTTTAAGACTAGGTTCAGGCTGGAAAGTGGAAGAACTTTCAAAACCACAAATAATAGTAGAAAGTAGCTTTGGACACAGTCATCCAGGAAGTGCTCATCTAGATAAATTAGTTGAAGAAGCTTGCAACGGCGTAAATAGTAGTGGAGGAAGAGCAGCTAAGTTTTTTGTAACTGATATTTGTGATGGGCAAGCACAAGGACATGATGGAATGAATTATTCTTTAGCTTCAAGAGAATTCATGGCTAATATGATAGAAACACATGTAGAAGCAACTCCATATGATGCAGGAGTATTTATAACAAGCTGTGATAAGTCAATGCCAGCCCATCTTATGGCTTTAGCTAGACTTAATATGCCAACTATAGTGGTTCCAGGAGGAATAATGGACGCAGGTCCTAATATGCTAACTTTAGAGCAGATAGGAACATATAGCGCACAGTATGAAAGAGGGGAAATATCAGAAAAAGAGTTTACTACTCTAAAACACAATGCTTGTCCGAGTTGTGGAGCATGTTCTTTTATGGGTACAGCATCTACAATGCAAGTTATGGCAGAAGCTTTAGGAGTTGCACTTCCAGGAACAGCACTTATGCCTGCTACATCAGAAAATATTAAAATAGTAGCTAGAAATGCAGGAGAACACGCTCTTAAGCTAGTGGAAATAGGGATTAAACCTTCAGAGATTATGACTAAAAAAGCTTTTGAAAATGCAATAATGGTACATGCTGCTATAGCTGGATCAAGTAATAGTTTACTTCATATACCAGCAATTGCACATGAACTTGGAATAGAAATAGAAGCAGATTTGTTTGATGAAATTCATAAGAAAATTCCTTATATATTGAATATCAGACCAAGTGGATTTTATCCAGGAGCTTATTTTTGGTATGCAGGTGGAGTACCAGCTATAATGGAGGAAATCAAAGAGTTTTTACATCTAGAGGTTATGACGGTTACAGGAAAAACTTTAGGAGAGAATTTAGAAGATTTAAAGAAAACTGGATATTATGAAACTTGTAATAAGTATCTTGAAGCTTTAGGAATTAAAAAAGAAGATATAGTAAAATCTAAAGATAATCCAATTCAAGCTCAAGGTGCAATGGCTATACTAAGAGGAAATTTAGCTCCAGAAGGGGCTGTAGTAAAACATTCAGCTGTATCTAAAAAATTAATGAATGTGGTATTAAAAGCTAAAACTTATAATTGTGAAGAAGATGCATTAAAAGCTGTTCTTACAAAAGAAGTTAAGCCTGGAGATGCAGTATTTATAAGATATGAAGGACCAAAGGGCTCTGGTATGCCAGAGATGTTCTATACTACAGAAGCAATAGCTTCAGATCCAGAATTGGTTGAGTCTATAGCTCTTATAACAGACGGTAGATATTCAGGAGCTACAAGAGGACCAGCAATAGGACATGTATCTCCAGAAGCTAGCGAGGGAGGACCTATAGCATTAGTTGAAGATGGAGATCTTATAAAGATAAATATACCAGAAAGATTGCTTGCAATAGTTGGAGTTAAAGGAGAAGAAAAAACAGAAGAAGAAATGGAAGAAATATTAAAAGAAAGAAGATTAAAGTGGATAAAACCAGCACCCAAATATACTAAAGGTGCTCTAGGAGTTTACACAAAGCTTGCAGTATCACCAATGAAAGGAGGATATATGGAGTAA
- a CDS encoding GntP family permease, whose protein sequence is MLTGPLLIGVFLLSVVVLLVTIIKFKLNAFVSLLLTSIATAVLVRMPIEDIAATVSKGFGNTLAGIGIVTGLGVMLGKFMFESGGIEVMANTILKKFGEKNTPEAIAMSGFLTGIPVFGDVVYIMFAPMLRVLSKKTGVSMVTYAGALSVATTCTYALVIPTPAPLAVAEALKIDVGVFFIYSLVCAFIGTLVGGIIYGKYINKVDHKNNHKYSFEDIELEESALTTENSKEKPSFMKSLSILLVPILLILVGSFGSMILGKESGLTPLLKFIGDKNVAMLIGVIYAALISMPYIKSGVSDIMTEAADQVGLILLITGAGGAYGKVLQSTGIADYIATALSGFAIPILVLCFIISQIIRCAQGSTTVALLTTASILASTIAASGVSPILCGIAICAGGIGLSLPNDSGFWAISRFFKISVSDTIRGWTIGGFIAGLTILAAVSILSLFQGVLPGLM, encoded by the coding sequence ATGTTAACGGGACCATTATTAATTGGAGTATTTTTACTTTCAGTAGTTGTTTTATTAGTAACTATTATAAAATTTAAATTAAATGCATTTGTATCATTATTGCTTACATCTATAGCAACAGCAGTATTAGTTAGAATGCCAATTGAGGATATTGCAGCTACCGTTTCTAAGGGATTTGGTAACACTTTAGCAGGTATAGGTATTGTAACAGGTCTTGGTGTTATGCTTGGTAAGTTTATGTTTGAATCAGGCGGTATAGAAGTAATGGCAAATACTATTCTTAAAAAGTTTGGAGAAAAGAATACACCAGAAGCTATTGCTATGTCAGGTTTTCTTACAGGGATTCCTGTATTTGGTGATGTAGTTTACATTATGTTTGCTCCAATGCTTAGAGTTCTTTCTAAAAAGACAGGAGTTTCTATGGTAACATATGCTGGTGCACTGTCTGTTGCAACTACATGCACATATGCTTTAGTTATTCCAACCCCAGCACCACTTGCAGTAGCAGAAGCTTTAAAAATAGATGTAGGTGTATTCTTTATATATTCTTTAGTTTGTGCTTTTATAGGAACACTTGTTGGTGGAATTATATACGGAAAATATATTAATAAAGTTGATCATAAAAACAATCATAAATACTCTTTTGAAGACATAGAATTAGAAGAATCAGCATTAACAACAGAAAATTCTAAAGAGAAGCCAAGTTTTATGAAATCGTTATCTATACTTCTTGTACCTATTCTACTTATTTTAGTGGGTAGCTTTGGTTCAATGATTCTTGGTAAAGAGAGTGGATTAACCCCTTTACTTAAATTTATTGGTGATAAAAATGTAGCTATGCTTATTGGTGTTATTTATGCAGCTCTTATTTCTATGCCATACATAAAAAGTGGTGTTTCAGATATTATGACTGAAGCAGCTGATCAAGTTGGGCTAATTCTTTTAATCACAGGTGCGGGTGGTGCTTATGGTAAAGTTCTTCAATCTACAGGAATTGCAGACTATATTGCAACAGCTTTATCTGGATTTGCTATTCCAATTTTAGTACTTTGCTTTATTATTTCCCAAATAATTCGTTGTGCACAAGGTTCTACAACTGTTGCTCTTTTAACAACAGCATCTATACTTGCATCAACAATTGCGGCTTCAGGAGTTTCACCAATATTATGTGGAATTGCTATTTGTGCAGGAGGTATTGGATTATCACTTCCAAATGACTCTGGATTTTGGGCAATTAGTAGATTCTTTAAAATTTCTGTTAGTGACACTATTAGAGGATGGACAATTGGAGGCTTTATTGCAGGTTTAACAATACTTGCAGCAGTATCAATTTTATCATTATTCCAAGGAGTACTCCCAGGGCTAATGTAA
- a CDS encoding protein kinase: MFNQRYSIQKKCEIIKELKKLNDFGISKIVDICFDNEKIYIIEEYVEGISLEEYVNKNGFLLKDDIFSIVLSLCDIVSHLNKLNDVITYKRFNPANIMITSNKKIVLSNLGMSQVNKSIDNKYIIYNINNDSTCIGEYDLKKNNQQNVYNIGTIMYFMATGKLPSIYLEPLIDENYSSYVDYSVKDIIQKCFRIDSKNRYVSIHELKKEIIINLLKDNKYTKSTISSSLDTNLGISEVDIRVEKKNRFKLKTILMGGAALTGVIVSAICNLIIRSKMLWN, translated from the coding sequence ATGTTTAACCAAAGATATAGTATACAGAAGAAATGTGAAATAATTAAAGAACTAAAGAAACTAAATGACTTTGGAATATCAAAAATAGTTGATATATGCTTTGATAATGAAAAAATTTATATAATTGAAGAATACGTAGAAGGAATATCACTGGAGGAATACGTTAATAAGAATGGGTTTTTACTAAAAGATGATATATTCAGTATTGTATTAAGTTTATGCGATATTGTAAGCCATCTAAATAAGTTAAATGATGTTATTACATATAAGAGATTCAATCCAGCTAATATAATGATAACTTCAAATAAAAAGATTGTTTTATCTAATTTAGGAATGTCCCAAGTAAATAAGTCTATTGATAATAAGTACATTATTTATAATATCAACAATGATTCTACTTGTATAGGAGAATATGACTTAAAAAAGAATAATCAACAAAATGTGTATAACATTGGAACAATAATGTATTTTATGGCTACAGGAAAGCTGCCATCTATATATTTAGAGCCTCTCATAGATGAAAATTACTCTAGTTATGTTGATTATAGTGTAAAAGATATTATACAAAAATGTTTTAGGATTGATTCTAAAAATAGGTATGTATCAATCCATGAATTAAAAAAAGAAATAATAATAAATTTATTGAAAGACAACAAATATACTAAATCCACTATTTCAAGTAGCCTTGATACTAATTTAGGAATTTCTGAGGTGGATATAAGAGTTGAAAAAAAGAACAGATTCAAGCTTAAAACAATACTTATGGGAGGGGCAGCACTTACAGGAGTAATTGTATCAGCAATATGTAATTTAATCATAAGAAGCAAAATGTTATGGAATTAA
- a CDS encoding MFS transporter, translating to MKMLMKNLRKILNPYLGLPKEMYVLFIARMINASGAFVFPLLTLIFTKKLGMSNSQAGLFITLCGSLFVPSGMIGGKLADSYGRKKIIVTVNTLAALSYIMAALVGTSMKMLPFIMIASVFMGMADPAYSAIIADLTNPENRDGAYSLSYMGFNLGFAVGPIIGGLLFENHLKLLFIGDALTALIATGLIVIFIKETINKTHEIIGEERKLEKRVEGSIFQVLTKRPILIWFALIMFGYSFVYAQWSFMYPMYVEQSFVNEGAKLYGKLASFNGIIVITFTPIITSLLSKVKNIRKVFYGGILYAIGFGMLGFVNTKLAFFVSIFIFTVGEIIVTISCTPFIVNHTPASHRGRMNAIIPLIMRLGNVLGPVVMGYALNNYSIISGWKIVGSIMIAFALLMLILGKHETNIEMS from the coding sequence ATGAAGATGTTAATGAAGAACTTAAGAAAAATACTGAATCCTTATTTAGGATTGCCAAAAGAAATGTATGTTTTGTTTATAGCAAGAATGATTAATGCATCAGGAGCATTTGTCTTTCCACTTCTGACTTTAATTTTTACAAAGAAACTTGGAATGTCTAATTCTCAGGCTGGACTATTTATAACTTTGTGTGGAAGTTTATTTGTACCAAGTGGTATGATAGGTGGAAAATTAGCAGATTCATATGGGAGAAAAAAAATCATTGTAACTGTAAATACATTAGCAGCACTAAGCTATATAATGGCTGCATTAGTTGGTACATCTATGAAAATGCTACCTTTTATAATGATTGCTAGTGTATTTATGGGAATGGCAGATCCAGCTTATTCGGCAATAATAGCTGATTTGACTAACCCAGAAAATAGAGATGGAGCATATTCTCTATCTTACATGGGATTTAATTTAGGATTTGCTGTAGGACCTATAATAGGAGGATTATTATTCGAGAACCACTTAAAGCTTTTATTTATAGGAGATGCACTTACTGCACTCATAGCAACAGGATTAATAGTGATTTTTATTAAGGAAACAATAAATAAAACTCATGAAATTATTGGAGAGGAAAGAAAGTTAGAAAAAAGAGTAGAAGGATCTATATTTCAAGTATTAACAAAAAGACCGATATTAATTTGGTTTGCATTGATTATGTTTGGGTATAGTTTTGTTTATGCTCAATGGAGCTTTATGTATCCAATGTATGTTGAGCAAAGTTTTGTAAATGAAGGAGCAAAACTATATGGTAAATTAGCAAGCTTTAATGGAATTATAGTAATAACATTTACTCCAATTATTACATCACTTTTATCTAAAGTAAAAAATATAAGGAAAGTATTTTACGGGGGAATCTTGTATGCAATAGGTTTTGGAATGCTTGGTTTTGTAAACACTAAGTTGGCTTTTTTTGTTTCGATATTTATATTCACTGTAGGAGAAATTATAGTAACTATAAGTTGTACACCTTTTATTGTGAATCATACTCCAGCATCTCATAGAGGAAGAATGAATGCGATAATTCCTTTAATTATGAGGCTTGGAAATGTTTTAGGACCAGTAGTTATGGGATATGCATTAAATAATTATTCTATTATTTCAGGGTGGAAAATAGTAGGGAGTATAATGATAGCATTTGCATTGCTTATGCTTATTTTAGGGAAACATGAAACAAATATTGAAATGAGTTAA